A genome region from Ottowia testudinis includes the following:
- a CDS encoding EexN family lipoprotein, giving the protein MKKIIPILLIVALSACGRPDAQPKPANFSANIPTVEELVANPERLKALREQCKTDRARLGDVLCNRVVEATRKLFYGDGKTPYTPSKESPKF; this is encoded by the coding sequence ATGAAAAAGATCATCCCCATCTTGCTGATCGTGGCCTTGTCCGCCTGCGGTCGGCCCGATGCTCAGCCAAAACCCGCTAATTTCTCCGCCAACATCCCAACAGTGGAAGAACTGGTAGCCAACCCCGAGCGACTCAAGGCACTGCGCGAGCAATGCAAGACCGACCGGGCGAGGCTGGGTGATGTTTTGTGTAACCGGGTCGTCGAGGCCACGCGCAAGCTGTTCTATGGCGACGGCAAAACCCCGTACACGCCATCGAAAGAATCGCCGAAGTTCTGA
- the trbB gene encoding P-type conjugative transfer ATPase TrbB, giving the protein MSAAPQSMSATSLDRRIQMLRTAMGPLIATALEDPDVVEIMLNPDRTLWVDRLSSGRAPMGVEMPEADGERIIRLVAAHVGAEVHRGQPLLSAELPETGERFEGILPPAAPGPAFALRKRAIGVIPLEQYVVDGMMTAGQAGFLVRAVRERQNVLIAGATSSGKTTLANALLAEIAATGDRVLVLEDTVELQCAARDHVPLRTRAGVVSMTELVRSSMRLRPDRVVVGEVRGPEALDLIKVWGTGHPGGIATIHAGSALGALLRMEQLILEVAVNPPRALIAEAVNVVIHIAGRGRKRRIESIARLNGFDGAGYRLADWGADAPETPFTGPPPIADAAPAAATSPFLNPPGELP; this is encoded by the coding sequence ATGAGCGCGGCTCCCCAATCCATGAGCGCCACATCGCTCGACCGGCGCATCCAGATGCTGCGCACGGCAATGGGGCCGCTAATCGCCACCGCGCTCGAAGACCCGGATGTGGTGGAAATCATGCTCAACCCGGATCGCACCCTTTGGGTGGATCGGCTTTCCAGCGGGCGCGCACCGATGGGCGTGGAGATGCCCGAGGCCGATGGCGAGCGCATCATCCGCCTGGTCGCGGCCCACGTCGGCGCGGAGGTGCATCGCGGCCAGCCGCTGCTATCCGCCGAACTGCCAGAGACAGGCGAACGCTTCGAGGGCATCTTGCCGCCCGCCGCGCCGGGACCGGCTTTCGCGTTGCGCAAGCGCGCCATCGGCGTGATCCCGTTGGAGCAGTACGTCGTGGACGGAATGATGACCGCCGGCCAGGCGGGCTTTCTGGTGCGTGCCGTGCGCGAGCGCCAGAACGTCCTGATCGCCGGCGCCACCAGCAGCGGCAAGACCACGCTCGCCAATGCCTTGCTCGCCGAAATCGCCGCCACAGGCGACCGCGTGCTGGTGCTCGAAGACACGGTGGAGCTGCAATGTGCGGCCCGCGACCACGTGCCGCTGCGCACGCGCGCTGGTGTGGTGTCCATGACCGAGTTGGTGCGCTCGTCCATGCGCCTGCGTCCTGATCGCGTCGTCGTCGGCGAGGTGCGCGGCCCCGAGGCGCTGGATCTCATCAAGGTGTGGGGCACGGGCCACCCCGGCGGCATCGCCACGATCCACGCGGGTTCCGCGTTGGGCGCGCTGCTGCGCATGGAGCAACTGATTCTCGAAGTGGCGGTGAATCCGCCGCGTGCGCTGATCGCCGAGGCGGTCAATGTGGTGATCCACATCGCGGGACGCGGGCGCAAGCGCCGCATCGAGAGCATCGCCCGCCTCAATGGATTCGACGGCGCGGGCTACCGATTGGCGGATTGGGGGGCGGACGCGCCGGAGACGCCGTTTACTGGACCGCCGCCAATTGCCGATGCCGCACCCGCTGCGGCAACGTCCCCGTTCCTCAACCCACCTGGAGAACTGCCATGA
- a CDS encoding SDR family NAD(P)-dependent oxidoreductase — protein sequence MSNVFISGVSDGIGFALAKLYLDKGWTVYGISRRCPEPLRAHERFVFKSIDLAMPLDEGHFLKDEFSPIGTDGIRVAYLNAGISGNAPLSAKEASVQEVQRVLQVNALSNKILLDFLLALDKRPEVIVASASIAGVRFRAGMLSYSMSKAALIALCGVYAKEYPEVFFAVLGLCNVDTHLSREIVHGQRVHQFPDHVALRERFQTPGYVVQPEERARQLIEIALQPHAGGLESGQYLDIRELLSRVTLNSDSFSINE from the coding sequence ATGTCGAACGTCTTTATTTCGGGGGTGAGTGATGGGATCGGCTTCGCCCTCGCAAAGCTCTATCTGGACAAGGGATGGACCGTCTACGGAATATCCCGGCGGTGTCCCGAGCCGCTTCGCGCGCATGAGCGATTCGTGTTCAAGTCAATCGACTTGGCGATGCCACTCGACGAGGGGCATTTTCTCAAGGATGAGTTTTCGCCGATTGGCACGGACGGCATTCGAGTCGCCTATCTGAATGCGGGCATCTCCGGTAACGCACCCTTGTCGGCGAAAGAGGCCTCCGTTCAGGAGGTTCAACGTGTTCTCCAGGTCAACGCGCTGTCCAACAAGATCCTTCTTGATTTCCTGCTGGCATTGGACAAGCGGCCCGAGGTCATTGTGGCGTCCGCGTCGATTGCAGGTGTGCGCTTCAGAGCGGGAATGCTGTCGTACAGCATGTCGAAGGCTGCGTTGATCGCGCTGTGCGGCGTGTATGCCAAGGAATATCCAGAGGTCTTCTTTGCGGTGCTCGGACTCTGCAATGTCGATACACACCTTTCCCGCGAGATCGTCCATGGGCAGAGAGTTCATCAGTTTCCCGATCACGTCGCTTTGCGGGAGAGGTTTCAAACGCCTGGATATGTGGTGCAACCGGAAGAGCGCGCCCGCCAATTAATTGAAATCGCGCTCCAGCCTCATGCTGGAGGCTTGGAGAGCGGCCAATACTTGGATATCAGAGAGTTGCTGTCACGGGTCACATTGAATAGTGACTCATTTTCAATCAATGAATGA
- a CDS encoding SDR family NAD(P)-dependent oxidoreductase, whose protein sequence is MIMMFNGKIALVSGGTRGIGFNVAKRLVEEGAYCYITGRDEEHGRNAQEALGKSSSYVAVDVMDEAGVAGLFATIEKQHGRLDLAVNNAGVTTSRALVRDLNLPEWRRVLDINLVGPLLLMSHEIKLMSRDVGASIVNVSSCGGVLGQPRQSAYSTSKAALNMLTQVAAVECANPASGHNVVRINAVCPGPTLGGMNTDERLRANPASTEEKIQSTAMKRFAKPEEISAAVIWLLSEQASYVTGTLLSVDGGFSAGKF, encoded by the coding sequence ATGATCATGATGTTCAACGGAAAAATTGCGCTGGTGTCAGGCGGTACGCGCGGGATCGGCTTCAACGTCGCCAAGCGGCTGGTCGAGGAAGGCGCCTATTGCTATATCACAGGGCGCGATGAGGAGCATGGCCGCAATGCGCAGGAGGCCTTGGGAAAATCATCATCCTATGTCGCCGTGGACGTCATGGATGAGGCCGGTGTGGCAGGCCTCTTCGCCACCATCGAGAAGCAACACGGACGGCTGGATCTGGCCGTGAACAACGCGGGTGTCACTACCAGCCGGGCGCTGGTGCGCGACTTGAATCTCCCGGAGTGGCGGCGGGTGCTGGACATCAATCTGGTGGGGCCGCTGTTGCTGATGTCGCACGAGATCAAGCTTATGTCTCGCGATGTGGGCGCTTCTATCGTCAACGTGTCCTCCTGCGGAGGCGTGCTGGGCCAGCCGCGCCAAAGCGCCTACTCGACGAGTAAGGCTGCATTGAACATGTTGACCCAGGTCGCGGCTGTGGAGTGCGCCAACCCGGCATCTGGTCACAACGTAGTGCGCATCAACGCAGTATGCCCCGGCCCGACCTTGGGAGGCATGAACACGGACGAGCGGTTGCGAGCGAACCCTGCATCGACCGAGGAAAAGATCCAGTCGACGGCCATGAAGCGCTTTGCCAAGCCGGAGGAAATTTCCGCTGCCGTGATTTGGCTGCTTAGCGAGCAGGCGTCGTATGTCACTGGAACGCTGTTGTCCGTGGATGGAGGCTTCTCCGCTGGGAAGTTCTGA
- a CDS encoding 4'-phosphopantetheinyl transferase family protein: MQTHRYRTNVADDVCVFSSGLKSVAGHYDLLSQSEKLRVRRIGTDVGRSRFIASRSFLRLAIGVYLGTGPYRSEFIVGCFGKLYLSPPYSRVCFNVSHTNNVIVVACTNRRVLGVDIERSDREISTSVLKHIYLPEDIEHFSTGQEAARAVLLGWVCKEAILKCIGSGLSRDPRNIALHWKEMDQPSFRALEISQKRVAAREFQMIRIDHIFGVVGAIALHSPTGAQR, translated from the coding sequence ATGCAAACCCATCGCTACCGAACAAATGTGGCGGATGATGTGTGCGTCTTTTCGTCGGGCTTGAAGTCCGTCGCAGGCCACTATGACCTTCTGTCGCAATCGGAGAAACTGCGTGTGCGGAGGATCGGTACTGATGTGGGGCGCTCTCGCTTCATTGCCAGCCGCAGCTTTCTTCGGCTGGCAATTGGAGTGTACCTGGGTACAGGCCCTTACCGCAGCGAATTCATTGTTGGTTGTTTCGGGAAACTCTACCTTTCCCCGCCGTATTCCCGTGTTTGCTTCAACGTATCTCATACCAACAACGTGATTGTGGTGGCGTGTACGAACAGGCGAGTCCTTGGCGTCGACATAGAGCGATCGGACAGAGAGATTTCCACGAGCGTACTGAAGCATATCTACCTTCCAGAGGACATCGAGCACTTTTCCACTGGACAAGAGGCGGCACGAGCGGTGTTATTGGGGTGGGTTTGTAAAGAGGCCATCTTGAAGTGTATTGGCAGTGGACTGTCGCGTGATCCAAGAAACATCGCCCTGCATTGGAAGGAAATGGATCAGCCTTCATTTCGTGCCTTGGAAATCTCTCAAAAGCGAGTGGCAGCAAGAGAGTTTCAAATGATCCGGATTGATCACATTTTTGGCGTTGTTGGTGCAATCGCGCTGCATTCACCGACCGGGGCTCAACGCTGA
- a CDS encoding NADPH-dependent F420 reductase: protein MKIGIIGSGAMARAIGKHAVNAGYSVMVSNTRGKSGAESIAQSMGCMAGSAQEAASYGDLVVLAVPLRAYRSLPAAELSGKVVVDLLNYFPHRDGAIAQLQQGELTTSELLARHLPGARVVKALNSITAEDLLKDVRPEGALERRAMPIASDDEDAKSMICDFVNKLGFDPVDAGTLADSWRFERFRPVYCVALDKETMKATLAATTRETKVPDGYWLFNRKILMA, encoded by the coding sequence ATGAAAATTGGAATTATTGGATCAGGTGCCATGGCCAGAGCCATAGGCAAGCATGCGGTTAACGCTGGCTATAGCGTCATGGTGAGCAATACCCGTGGAAAGTCCGGGGCAGAGTCGATCGCGCAATCCATGGGCTGTATGGCGGGCTCTGCGCAGGAGGCCGCTTCTTATGGGGATCTGGTTGTGTTGGCGGTTCCGCTACGCGCCTATCGATCCTTGCCAGCCGCTGAACTCTCAGGAAAGGTGGTTGTCGACCTTCTGAACTACTTTCCCCATCGGGATGGGGCGATCGCACAGCTTCAGCAAGGCGAACTAACCACTTCGGAGCTTTTGGCGCGGCACCTCCCGGGGGCACGTGTCGTCAAGGCTCTCAACTCGATCACAGCCGAAGACTTGCTCAAGGACGTGCGGCCCGAGGGGGCGTTAGAGCGGCGAGCCATGCCGATTGCCAGTGATGATGAAGACGCCAAATCCATGATCTGCGACTTCGTTAACAAACTCGGCTTTGACCCAGTTGACGCCGGAACGCTTGCTGACAGTTGGCGTTTTGAACGGTTCCGACCCGTCTATTGCGTGGCCCTTGATAAGGAAACGATGAAAGCCACGCTGGCTGCGACAACACGCGAGACAAAGGTACCCGACGGCTATTGGCTGTTCAACCGAAAGATCTTGATGGCGTAA
- a CDS encoding ribbon-helix-helix protein, CopG family codes for MSQYRLNLFIQHEHAKRLDELAAKKGVSKSSIVAAALASWLSPDAADQREAAIAKRLDRLSRQAERLERDQNIAIETLALFIRYYLTVSTPVPEAHQDAARAQGKARFEQFVEQLGRHLLRGRSLVRDVVEELHPQDPEFGMRMEDAAAAAEAQERAS; via the coding sequence ATGAGTCAGTACCGCCTCAACTTGTTCATCCAACACGAGCACGCCAAGCGGCTTGATGAACTGGCCGCCAAGAAAGGCGTGTCCAAGTCGTCCATCGTTGCGGCGGCGCTCGCATCGTGGCTATCGCCCGATGCCGCCGACCAGCGCGAGGCGGCCATCGCCAAGCGACTCGACCGCCTGTCGCGCCAGGCCGAACGGCTGGAGCGTGACCAGAACATCGCCATCGAGACGCTGGCGCTGTTCATCCGCTACTACCTCACGGTCAGCACGCCGGTTCCCGAGGCGCACCAAGATGCGGCGCGCGCCCAGGGCAAGGCGCGCTTCGAGCAGTTCGTCGAACAGCTCGGCCGCCATCTGCTGCGCGGGCGCAGCCTGGTGCGCGACGTGGTGGAGGAACTGCACCCCCAGGATCCTGAGTTCGGGATGCGGATGGAGGATGCAGCGGCAGCAGCCGAAGCGCAGGAGCGTGCGTCATGA
- a CDS encoding conjugal transfer protein TraG, translating into MKGTNVLFGQIAVVFGIVIAGVWGSTQWTAAALGYQLRLGSPWFDFLGTPIYQPWKLFEWWFFFDAYAPRIFDIGGAIAGGGGLLAVVVAIGMSIWRSRQSRLVTTYGSARWANAEDIRKAGLTQPAGVFLGRYERQYLRHEGPEHVLTFAPTRSGKGVGLVVPTLLSWPTSAVIHDIKGENWQITAGWRSRFSHCLLFNPTDAKSAAYNPLLEVRRGAHEVRDVQNIADILVDPEGALEKRNHWEKTSHALLVGAILHVLYAGEDKTLRGVANFLSDPASPFELTLHRMMTTPHLVNEDGGGPHPVVASAAREVLNKSDNERSGVLSTAMSFLGLYRDPTVAEVTSRCDWRIADLIAAEHPVSLYLVVPPSDISRTKPLIRLILNQIGRRLTESLDGSDGIERRHKLLLMLDEFPALGRLDFFETALAFMAGYGIRSFLIAQSLNQIDKAYGQNHSILDNCHVRVTFATNDERTAKRISETLGTATELRAQRNYAGHRLAPWLGHLMVSRQETARPLLTPGEVMQLPPDEAVVMVSSVAPIKAKKLRYYADANFKRRVLPPPALAYGQYADAPPLRPDDWSKLAIPAVPTSPAVDAADGFGTSTDDGGPRRQPELTEAVAYDPKLVAPAADLGLLDDDDDLPLPLPRQLDPAMQRTARLASLDPNDGIEL; encoded by the coding sequence ATGAAAGGGACGAACGTGCTGTTCGGTCAGATTGCCGTGGTATTCGGCATCGTGATCGCCGGAGTGTGGGGCTCCACACAATGGACAGCAGCAGCTCTTGGCTACCAACTACGCCTTGGCTCGCCCTGGTTCGATTTTCTTGGAACCCCGATCTACCAACCGTGGAAGCTGTTCGAGTGGTGGTTCTTCTTCGATGCTTACGCGCCTCGCATCTTCGATATCGGAGGCGCCATTGCGGGCGGCGGTGGCTTGCTGGCGGTGGTGGTCGCCATCGGCATGTCGATATGGCGCTCGCGCCAATCGCGGCTGGTCACGACCTATGGATCGGCCCGCTGGGCAAACGCGGAGGACATTCGCAAAGCGGGCCTGACGCAGCCGGCCGGCGTGTTCCTCGGCCGGTACGAGCGCCAGTACCTGCGCCATGAAGGGCCAGAACACGTCCTGACCTTCGCGCCCACGCGCTCGGGCAAAGGTGTCGGTCTGGTGGTGCCGACGCTGCTTTCCTGGCCTACTTCCGCCGTCATCCACGACATCAAGGGCGAAAACTGGCAGATCACCGCGGGCTGGCGCTCGCGCTTCTCGCACTGCCTGCTGTTCAACCCCACGGATGCGAAGTCGGCGGCCTACAACCCGCTGCTGGAGGTGCGGCGCGGCGCGCATGAAGTGCGCGACGTGCAGAACATCGCCGACATTCTGGTCGATCCCGAAGGCGCGCTGGAGAAGCGCAACCATTGGGAAAAAACCTCGCACGCCCTGCTGGTCGGCGCCATCCTGCATGTGCTCTACGCGGGCGAAGACAAGACGCTGCGCGGCGTCGCCAACTTTCTCTCCGACCCGGCCAGCCCCTTCGAGCTGACCTTGCACCGGATGATGACCACGCCGCACCTCGTGAACGAGGACGGTGGTGGCCCGCATCCCGTCGTCGCTTCGGCGGCACGCGAAGTGCTCAACAAGTCGGACAACGAGCGTTCCGGCGTGTTAAGCACCGCCATGTCGTTCCTCGGCCTGTACCGCGATCCCACGGTGGCCGAAGTCACGTCGCGCTGCGACTGGCGAATTGCCGACCTGATCGCGGCCGAGCATCCGGTGTCGCTGTACCTGGTGGTACCGCCTTCGGACATTTCGCGCACCAAGCCGCTCATCCGCCTGATCCTCAACCAGATCGGACGGCGGCTCACCGAATCGCTGGACGGCAGCGACGGCATCGAGCGCCGCCATAAGTTGCTGCTGATGCTCGACGAGTTTCCGGCGCTGGGGCGCCTGGACTTCTTCGAGACGGCCTTGGCCTTCATGGCGGGCTACGGCATCCGCAGCTTCCTCATCGCGCAGTCGCTCAACCAGATCGACAAGGCGTATGGGCAGAACCATTCGATTCTGGACAACTGCCATGTGCGCGTGACGTTCGCAACCAACGACGAACGCACGGCCAAACGCATTTCCGAAACGCTGGGCACCGCGACCGAGCTGCGTGCGCAGCGCAACTATGCGGGCCATCGGCTCGCGCCGTGGCTGGGGCACCTGATGGTGTCGCGCCAGGAGACGGCCCGCCCACTGCTGACGCCGGGCGAGGTGATGCAGCTTCCGCCCGATGAGGCGGTGGTGATGGTGTCCAGCGTGGCACCGATCAAGGCCAAGAAGCTGCGTTACTACGCTGACGCCAATTTCAAGCGGCGCGTGCTGCCGCCGCCCGCGTTGGCGTACGGTCAGTACGCCGACGCGCCGCCTTTGCGCCCCGACGACTGGAGCAAGCTGGCGATTCCCGCCGTCCCCACCTCGCCTGCGGTCGATGCCGCCGACGGCTTTGGCACTTCGACCGACGATGGCGGGCCACGCCGTCAGCCCGAGCTAACTGAGGCCGTCGCCTACGACCCCAAGCTGGTCGCGCCCGCTGCCGACCTCGGCCTGCTCGATGACGACGACGACCTGCCGCTTCCTCTCCCTCGCCAGCTTGATCCGGCCATGCAGCGCACGGCCCGGCTGGCATCCCTCGACCCCAACGACGGCATCGAGCTATGA